The sequence agccaaagccgccGGATCCTCTCCGGCCACCAAAGCTGCCCGCTACACTGCCTTCGTACGTGCCGCTGTAGCTGAAGCCCCTGAACTTGTCCTGAATACTCCTGGTCAGCAAGTGATCAtcgtccacctcgccacCTCGGCTCTTGCTGATTGCGACCCCTTTGCCGTTGGCATCTTGCTCCGACAAGATGTCTCCATTCTGCAACGCTTTGGCCGCATCGGTCGACGAGCCTTCGAAACCAGGAATCACAGCAACATCCTTGAGGTCCGTCTCGGTGAATTCGGGATCAAAGTTGGCCACGCTTTCGTCGGATTCGACCAGCGGTTTGAACGGCGGAGTGAGCTGTTTCTTGGAAAGCGCGTCAAAATCGATATCTTTGAAGAAAGGGTGCTCTTTGAGATCTTGTGCATCGCGTTGGGCTCCCAAACGGTGACGTGGATTACGGTTGAGCAGACCCTTGACAAACTGCTTGCCGTCGTCACCGATGGCACCGCGAGGAAACTTGATTTTGCCAAAGCAGATGTTTCGATACATTTGCTGTGTATCCTCTGCGTAGAAGGGCGACCAGCCACAACACATTTCGAAAAGCAGAACTCCGAGGGACCAGaagtcgacgagcttcgagTAGCCCGattcgtcgagcagcactTCGGGAGCCAAGTATTCGGTGGTTCCGCAAAAGGTGTTGGTAAGTTGACCGGCGCCCAAGTCAGGTTTGCTGAGACCGAAATCACACAAGGCGACGTGGCCAGTGGCATCGAGCAAAATGTTTTCGGGCTTGAGATCGCGGTAGACGATATCGTACTTGTGCAGATGTTCGAGGGCGAGGACGAGTTCGGCAATGTAGAATCGAGCGCGTTCCTCGGTGAAGCGACCCTCGCGTTGCAAGTGCCAGAAGAGCTCGCCTCCGGACTTGTAGTCGGTGACAAAGTAGAGCTCGGTGGCGCTCTGGAAAGAGAATTTGAGACCGACGAGGAAGGGGCAGTCGAGGGATTTTTCGAGGATCTTTCGTTCGCCCATGGTGTGTGTGAcctccttcttgagcgcAATCTCGCGCTTGGAAAGCACCTTCATGGCGTAGATACGCTTGGTGTCCTTCTTGCGCACCTGAAAGACGCGACCAAAGGTGCCGCGTCCGATGAGCTTAAGATACTCAAAGTCGTGGGGAGTGAGCTTCTTCTGGGGCATGCGCTCGTAGGTGATCTGAACGCGAATTTCGCCGCGGTGATTCTCCAtgtcttcttcgtcgtctcGGGAGGAGAGCGGGTACCACTGGTCGCTCATCATCTTGTGCACCAGGCGAGGCTTGATTTCGCGCATACCGAGGAAGCCTTCATCCTCCGAGTGACGGTCGTAGACGCTGATGTAGATGGGCTGGGAATCCTGGGTGACATCAAAGGTAACCTCGTGCTTCCATACGGGGTTGTGGTTCTGGCCTGTCCGTGAGAGGGCGTCTGCGGGTGTGACGGTCCTTGCACGGCTTCGACCTGCTTCGCCAGCCTCGGAACGGGGCTGTGCGACACCTTTGGCCTCCTCGCCAAATTCATCGACAGGTTCGCGGCCGATGAATTCGTTCTTATCAAACTGAATCACGGCGTAGGGCCTGGCGGCGGGACTGCTGACGGCGAGATTGCGACCTGCGACGATTTTGACGGTGAGGTGACCTCGAGGCGCGTAGGTGTTGCGTGTTTTGCTCGAACCGGAACCGGAGCCGGAGCCGGAGCTCACAGAGGCTACGGAGTCAGTAGAtgtggaagaagaggcggTAGGCACGGCGTCGGATATGGGTGTGGCGGTGTGGTTGGAAGGCAGCGCCAGAGGCATGTTGGGCTCGTTCTTGTGCTTTGGTGGCGGTAACTTCATGGTAAAGTCTGGATCGCTGAGTGAGATCGAGGTTGTGGGAATGGCAGACTGGGATGTGATGCCACCAGGGGTGCGCATACCGGGAGTGACATCACCTGGAAGATGGTTGGTGATGATAGAGGTGTTGAGagaggagcgagaggaTTGCTTTGTCATTGCAGGAGGCAGCATGCTGTCGAAAGGGTTGCGTTCGGCACCGTTTGAGTGGGAGCTTGATGCTTTGGGCGTGGTCTGGTCGGCTGGACCCGACGGCCAGAGGCCTCGAAGCATGTTGGACGCCATGGCTGATGGTACTGCGCTGTTTCTATTCTGACAAGGCGAGGGGAACCAAGGTGAAATTTGAGCAACGAAATTTGGGCGTTGCAAGTTGGCAGGTTGTGCGTAGCCGTTTAGCGTGCCAAACGGATGGAGCACAGCAAGAGTCTATCGTGAATGAGATGATGGTGCAGCGTCGGATGTGTTCCGACGTTGGTATTTTTTTCCCTTGGACGTCACGGTTGCGCTGAACcaaccaagctcgagagcgaAGAGAGAAGAGCGAAGCGCGTGCTCGAGATGAGAGCAGCCAATTCTGCCTAGCGTGTCTATTACTCGTGCTCTCTCGCGAGGCGACGCGTATCAAAGTGTTGAGAACAGTTCGTCCGAAAGAGTGTCCACGCTCTTGCACGCTTGCTAAGCTGTTGTTTCTCGTGATCTGAATCGCTGCGCGTCTGGGCGGCTGTGAGGGTGAGTTGAGCGCGTGCGTGTATAAGCCTTCGTGGCTAATACCTATTTATGACGGGCGATGAAGCAATGCAGCGTGTGTCTCTGAACGCCAAGCACGGTCGTGATGATGATAGGGGACGGTGAGGGGGATAGTGATAGCATGTCTTTCTTAGTCCAGAGAGCACAGCCCTcaagcaatcacaatcacgaatcacggattgCTCTGCGATGCAGCTTCGCCAAGGCAGgcacgagtcgtgagtagcaAACATGAATGAAATTTTTAGACCGAAACAACTCAAGGCTCAGCCTGTagccgcagccgcacaGTCATACCAACACAGCTGGCtttcgtgactcgtgattcgtgattctttcGTTGCAGCTGGACAGCCCGTTgccagtcgagctcggcagtCTGAATTGACGCAattactcgtgactgttaTTCACATTATAAATATTAACCAGGTAAAAAAGGTCGTGGTACACAGAGCCAGGCTTTACTTACTCTGACTGTAATCACCCTGTACTGCTGTACAGTATCACGTAAGTACAGTATGTGGCTCAGTCATCTCGCCGTTGGTTGCGCTGCAGCTACAGCCAAAACTCTGTGCGTCTTGACTCACTTGTGGCCGCGGCCCAACTTCGGCAGCGCGTTACCATGCGCGAATcgctcgacagcagccTTGGCTTCCTCCAAACGCCGACATTGCGACTGCATGCTGTACATCTCTTCGCATGGTGATTATCATATGTTGCCGCACTCCTCTGCGACGGATGCCTCGAGGCTAATTTACAGGAaaccagtcgtgagtcacaaGCCTTGCGAAttattcatgattgacGGCGGGTGCAATATGGTCCACAAGCGCCGCTTGCCAAcatggatcgtgaatggctgTCGAGAATCAACATGCCAGACGGTCAAACACGAAATCGTATCAACAGTGTCTcctttcgtcgtcgtgaCTCACGCTCTACATTCAAGGCCCGTgcgaacaagctcgtccCGGCAATTCGGTCGGTGATCTGCCCATCGAGAATCAAGACAGCTTagccttcttcttctcttACTCTCCTGCTCAACTCCCTCCTCGGTATGTGCTGTCTTAAAGAGTAATGATATGAGCACGGACCCAAATGCAGTTTCACGGCATCCTAGCAGCTTGTTACTGCAAACACCAAAACACGAAAGTCGCGAGTAAGATTCGTGAGTGATGTccaaaaaagaaaaagaaaaatGGGGAAGGAATATCCAGGCACaaaccattcgtgattcattaTCCAAAGAAATCACACAATCATGACTAAGTTGTTCGCATAATACGTGGGTCGTCGGGGGCCTCGCAAACCCAAGCATGAAACGATTGTGCCACAAATCCGATCAGTAACGGCAAACCGCTCACACGTTGCGACTGACAGACCCGGCCGGATTTTCCAAGGtgaatcaatcacgaaatcacaattcgtgagtcgtcgaattcacgattgattgTTGTATCGTTGTGAATCGTTGtggagcaaagcaaagacTGGCGTGGCTGGTGCGTTGCGCGCTTGGGTACCGCATCGACTCCTCCTTCTCAATACCAATCTCAACCGCCTCACATCTTCTGTCACCTCGACTTGCCTCGCTTCATATCGGCAATCATATGTACAAGGAATCACACATTTTTTCAACGCTTTGATTCGATTTCTACCAAGGCTCGACGCTCCTACGCTGACACACTCGTTGCCATACCTACACAACACACGCATCGGACAAGTACCACATCGCAACCTAGCCTGTCGCTCGTCACTCGCCACTCGTTACGGACCACAGTTCAGCTCTGTTATTTACATCGGAACTTTGCCTCTCCCCGTACGGATCCCCACTTTCATTCGTACTGCGTCAGTCCAGCGCGTTTGAGCAGCATCCTGTTCAATTGCTCGGCTTCACCGATTCTTCCATCATGGCCGCTCGTACCGTTCCAGGCGCTGCTGAAAAGCCCGCCCGTCGCGCAGTGCCTGGTGCTCCTCCACTGCCACCAGCAAAGCCTGGTAAGAAATCAAAAGGCGGCGCAGCCAAAAATGGAGATGCTGTCAAAGTACCCAATCCCACCGCGGCTGCTTTTTTGGAAAAAGCACCGGAAACCCCAAACCAAGTTGCCAACGCACTCAAAGTCACCGCCCAAGACCTTGCAGAGCAGGCTGAGGCgcaagctgctgtggctgcgGTTCAAACCATCGAGGCATCCACCCAATCCATCTCCGCACCTACACCTGCGCAGAAGGTCATCAGCAACCGTATCGCCGAGCTCTCATCTAAGAGCAAAAACGCAACAATCACTATCGCCATCGATGAGCTAAAGAGCCTGCTCAACAAAGTGCAGCAAGTCGAATCCGACTCCGAATCCATATCCGTATCCGTATCCGCACCTTCGGCATCAAGCACTTCGGCAGAGTCGGATAGCAAGGCTCACCTCGTTCTGCTCCTCCAGTTCCTTCACCTCTTCAACCTCTTCCATCCCAACCCCGCTGGTCCGTCCACCTTCGCACCTTCACGTACCATGCCTCGCGCACTCGAAATGTCAACAGGTCAACAAGTCGCAGCACTCGCAAAGGTGTACGATCAGCTTGCCAATGGACCCCTGGAaggcggaggcggagaTGCGTTCCAAATTCTGGACAACATCAAAAACGGTTCCGACGACCAAGTTTTTGCTGACGTCAGCTTTTCCACGATTCGTTCCATGATCCTCAACCTCACCGCTCCGcccgcagcagcgtcgagcgaaTCTCAGCCCGAGCCTTCTGGGCTCGACAGTGCACCCAAGAACTTTGTGTTTCTCGACAAGCCATCACCGAGCGCAGCACCTGTTTCCTTTATCCAGGCCAGTgagatcctcgatcgttCCGCCGCAGAGCCCAAAGGCGACCAGCCCTCAAATGTTTCTGCCACAGGCGCTACCGAGACGATCAATGGCAAGCAAGGTGGTGGCGGAACCGTTTCTAGCAAAAAGAACGTCACctcgagcagagcagacGAAACCTCCGCCTCAGCCGTTCAACAGCCCATCCAAACGGCTGTCAAGAGCGTAGCAGAACCCAAGCTAAATTGGGCCACTCTggccgaggaagatgacgacgatctcggcgaAGCCCCCGTGTTCGAACCGCTTCCATCCAGCACCGCTTCGGCTCTTGTCACTCCTGCACCAGGCACGCCAACTACGCTCGGACGCCAATCGTTTGCTGCTAGCGCTGCTAGTGCTGCCGTCAAGCCGACTGTGCCAGCCTCTTCTGCCAATGCGGCCGAGGGCTCCCAGTCACCCAAGtccaagaagggcaagcagAACAGCGGATCCAAGGGTAACCCAGGTGCGcgcaacggcaacggcaacggaAACGGCAACACCAGTGCCGCAAACGCGAAAATCGCAGCTGCGGCACCAAAGGCGCCCAAAGGACccaaagtcgatcaagacgGCTTCATCCTGCAAGAGAGCAAAAAGACAAAGTACctgcagcagaagcaacagcaacagcagcaacgagcaAGCGGCGGTGGAAGAGGTAGCAAAGGTGGCGCAAATGCAGGGCGGGGTGCAAGATTCAATGCCGGAGGGGCAAACCGGGCAACAAAGAGCGCGGAAGCGACAACACCCATCGCTGAAGTTCAGTAGCATTCTCGATTCTCACAAAGTCGAAAATTCATCCGCATTTCAACAGTCGTTTCAACACACAAACATACTGATTTGCGATGTACGATGGATGATAAATTGTTTTGAGCAATCTTGGGACGCCTACCACTTTTTCGCCTCCATTCCATCGGGAGGCTGGGCAACGTATTTTGTCTTGCCTACTTTGCTCCAATCGGTCGAAAGGGTGGTGCCGCCACTTTCCTGGTAGCTCTTGAGCATGGCTCGTTTCGTGTCTTCGTCTGCGTCAGCGTAGAGCTTTTGAAAGAATGCATTGATATCGGCCTCTCCGTTTTCggctgatgctgtcgatgcaTCTGCCTCTGCGTCGGGGTCGAAACTGTCCCACTTGGATCTAGCTCTGGAAGCTGGAACGGCTGTTGTTGACTGAGCATACGTCGGTGTGGTAGCAGACACTACGGAGGCCTCAGACCTGGCTTGCAACGAAACCCATCGTACACCCGGCTGAGCTTTGTGCAAGATCACTTCGATTTTCGTTGAGAGCACTTTGTACGAAGAAGTAGACACGTCGACAATAGAGAAGAGCGGATCGATGCGCAAGACGTACTCTGAACCAGTGATTGAGGAAACAGCTTTCACGTGAAGCGACTGCGGAGCAATGTCAACCTGTAGCGAGTCGTGGGAGGCGGATTTGACAAAGATCGATATAGTTATCGCCGTATCGGTCTGGTAAAAGTCGACGCGTGGTGTCGCTGGTGCACTCGTCGCtgcggaagaggagcttGCTTCAGCCATGTTGTATCAGGATGAGTAGGGAgtgagctgagcttgacAATGGTGTTGCGGAGCGAAGTTGCTAGAAGCGAATTATGAACAAGAAAAGTGGAGCTTGCAACGTGCTACGCAGCTGGCCAGCTTTtctacagtcacgagtttcCACTCAAGACTTTAAGAACGCGACTccacaactcacgactgtgactgttacagtcacgagtggttcACGTCTGCGTCTTATTTATCTTTCACGGCTCCGCAATGCGTTTTGCGGAGACCAACACCTGATGCACAGACCCGCGCCAAAGTCACAACAAGGCGACAAAGCTTCTTGCTACCACAACGTCTGAAGCTTGCAACGCTTAACCTCTTCGAGGTGCCTTTTCGGTAACATGAGCATCGCGCCAGTACCTCGCTCTCCTAGCGTTGTAGCCCAGTCAACACATTCCACGCTAGACGCCAATACCGGGAAACGGCGCGCGCTCGACAGCCAGTGTACCACCAAGATCTCGTCGAAAGGCGAGTCAACCACGGCGTTGGGGCTATTGAGACTGGAATGGGAGATCTTGACTCTTAGCACCGCCGTCAAGCTACTCCTATTTCCGACCTACCACTCTACCGACTTTGAGGTGCACCGCAATTGGCTGGCCATCACCCGCACTCTCCCCATCCGCGATTGGTACTTTGAAGCAACTTCACAATGGACGCTCGACTATCCGCCCTTCTTTGCCTACTTTTCCTGGCTTCTTGCTCAACCGGCGCCATTGGTCGATCCGCTGATAGTGAGCTTGCACGAGGGGCTTGAATATGCAGCGTGGTCATGCAAGGCCTACATGCGTACCACGGTCGTGGTCACTGAGCTCGTTCTCGCAGCAGCCTTGCTGGCTCACGCGAGGTTAGGTGCACAGAGGACGGTCAAGATCGGATACTCGGATCAAGTGTCGGCAACGGGCGTGTCGACCTCGTATCTGCTCGCAGCAAGCCTGCTGATGCACCCAGGGCTGATCATCATTGATCACATACATTTCCAGTACAATGGCTTCCTGTTCGGTATCCTGGCATGGTCGCTCTGGGCTGCTCGGGAGGACAAGCCGCTGTGGTGCGCTTTCCTGTTCAGCTCTCTTCTTAATCTCAAGCACATCTACGTCTACGTTGCGCCGCCATTTCTGATCTTCCTTCTGCGGTCCTATGTCTTTCCCATCGGCagtcgagcaagcgatCTTGGACGCAGCTTTGAACGTCTGCTCACGGTGGGCGTGGTCACTTTGATCCCCTTCTTGCTCAGTCTGGCACCCGTTGCAATTGATGGATTGCGACACGAGAAGGGCTCCTTCGGCGTTCTCACACAAATGGTGCAGAGGCTGTTCCCGTTCAGTCGCGGTCTGATCCATGCTTATTGGGCTCCTAATGTCTGGGCGCTGTGGACGTTTGCCGATCGTGTACTGGTCAAGCTGCTACCGAGAATACCTGCTCTGCGAACTTTGCTACCAGCTAGCTTTTCAGCACGATTCGATGGTGCAGCTGGCTCCGGCTTTGCATCAGCTTCGCGTGGACTGGTGGAAAAGATTTCGTTTGGTGTGCTTCCCGAGATCCGCGCCTCGACGTGCTTCGTTCTCACACTGACGTTGACGTCGGTGTACATGCTCAAGCTATGGCAGACGCCCACCTATCGATCCTTCTTGGCTTCGGTAAGCCTGTGCGGATTTGCCTCCTTCCTGTTCGGCTGGCACGTGCACGAAAAAGCCATCATGCTGCCACTCATCCCCTACACGTTTCTCGCCGCTGTCGACTATGCCCACTTTCGGACGTTTGTGCTGCTCAGCGTGTCAGGGATTGTCTCGCTGTTTCCGCTGCTCTTCACGCCGCAAGAGGAACCGATCAAGATTGGCTACTCAGTTTTGTGGGGATTGCTGGCACTGAGCATGCTGCAAAGACGCGTGTTGAGACCGGTGCAGTCGAATCTGGGCATTTTGGTGCATCAGCTTGAGACGCTGTATATGTGGGGATTTGTGGCATTGCAGGTATATGTGTCGCTCATGCACCCCTTGGTGTTTGCAACAGCGGGAGGACAGGAAGCTGTTGTTCCTACAGTCAGCCCGGCCGTTGCGCTATCCAACCTGACCACGGCCGACATTGCTGCCTCTGCATtagatgctgctgctgctgctcggtCGTATGCAGCCACAGTTGCAGCGAACATGGAAGATGGCATTGTGAACGGCTCTGTCCTTTCCACAGCGATATCTGACAGCGCAAAATCGTCAGACTCGCATGCAAGCAACACAATGCCGGCAGAGGTCACACTCGTTGATCCTATCGATGCTATGCCGGTAGCTGCGACGCTGGCCGTCAACACcgccgactttgacgctccacagccagcagcaacacaTTCCGCCGACGTCTTGTCCGTTGCAGCCGCCTCTCAACGCGCTCAAGCGACTGCTCTGACTCCAGAGACAGCGAGACCACACTTGCAGCAAGACGAGAAGCCCAAAATTGCatggtcgtcgtcgtcgtcatcaatGGAGTTCCTACcgctgatgatggtgagcgTGTACTGCAGCATCGGCGTTATCTGGGCATGGATCCGAGCTTCCGCGCTGTACCTCTCGAGCGAATCGTAACGAGCCTGTCCTGTATGACATGTACTGTGGTAGAACCACACGTACTGTAGAACTTGAAGCAAGCTTTTTGCTGACGATCTATGACGATGCAAAGCAGCACCCAAACATGAAAGTCCACGGACATTCGTGGGTTGATTGTGATCAACAAGCACATTCAGTGATTTGGGCCCACCTCGGCTCATCACACGTTCCTTCATTTGTGATTACGGCTAAGCATAGCGTTGCGCCCGgaccaactcgtgactcgaGATTTTGTTTTTGAGAAATTGCCCAAAACTAAGTTAGGGGAAAAAAACACCTGTTCGAGGATGTTCGGCAGTCATGAGTTCCGGTTGCAAGCGAAGAGAGAGTTGTGCAGCGTGGAAaggaaatcacgaatcacgaatgatgtGATTCGGTAATTCCAAAGAGAAAcgtagtcacgagtgagtgacgagtgtgaAACGAGAAGCGATCCTGGGAAGAAAGTAAGTTAAGTTACGCTCgaatcaatcacaaatccaAAACTCCGCACAATctcagaatcacgaatcataaAGCAGTATTCGCGATTAACGAGTTATTCCACGATTGCAACCACTAATCGCAAATCAGCGCCGCCATCGTCGTTTCACAGCCTAGAGAGAAGCTGAGTTGGgattctcgattcacgattcacgattcacgattctgttGAGAAGCGTTGCGGTGGGTCGGTgaatcattcacgattcacattcgtgattgtgaacCCACTCAAAGACGGTGGGTCCATTGCTGGCTTTCCTGTTGGATGTTTGCTGCCGCGTATTCGGTAATCGTGGATCGTtacttgtgactgtgacttggtGCTTGTGGCTCCGCGCTCCGCGCTccgtgcttcgtgctttgttgctgttgctggctCTGTTTGATCGCATGGCTGACATCTTGTACGCTCAAGCGGCAAGAAACAAGTCCGTGCTCCGATATCGTGGTTCACTGTTTCAGAGGCAAAAAAACAGCT comes from Mycosarcoma maydis chromosome 1, whole genome shotgun sequence and encodes:
- a CDS encoding co-chaperone SGT1 (related to SGT1 - subunit of SCF ubiquitin ligase complex): MAEASSSSAATSAPATPRVDFYQTDTAITISIFVKSASHDSLQVDIAPQSLHVKAVSSITGSEYVLRIDPLFSIVDVSTSSYKVLSTKIEVILHKAQPGVRWVSLQARSEASVVSATTPTYAQSTTAVPASRARSKWDSFDPDAEADASTASAENGEADINAFFQKLYADADEDTKRAMLKSYQESGGTTLSTDWSKVGKTKYVAQPPDGMEAKKW
- a CDS encoding dolichyl-P-Glc:Glc1Man(9)GlcNAc(2)-PP-dolichol alpha-1,3-glucosyltransferase (related to glucosyltransferase) gives rise to the protein MSIAPVPRSPSVVAQSTHSTLDANTGKRRALDSQCTTKISSKGESTTALGLLRLEWEILTLSTAVKLLLFPTYHSTDFEVHRNWLAITRTLPIRDWYFEATSQWTLDYPPFFAYFSWLLAQPAPLVDPLIVSLHEGLEYAAWSCKAYMRTTVVVTELVLAAALLAHARLGAQRTVKIGYSDQVSATGVSTSYLLAASLLMHPGLIIIDHIHFQYNGFLFGILAWSLWAAREDKPLWCAFLFSSLLNLKHIYVYVAPPFLIFLLRSYVFPIGSRASDLGRSFERLLTVGVVTLIPFLLSLAPVAIDGLRHEKGSFGVLTQMVQRLFPFSRGLIHAYWAPNVWALWTFADRVLVKLLPRIPALRTLLPASFSARFDGAAGSGFASASRGLVEKISFGVLPEIRASTCFVLTLTLTSVYMLKLWQTPTYRSFLASVSLCGFASFLFGWHVHEKAIMLPLIPYTFLAAVDYAHFRTFVLLSVSGIVSLFPLLFTPQEEPIKIGYSVLWGLLALSMLQRRVLRPVQSNLGILVHQLETLYMWGFVALQVYVSLMHPLVFATAGGQEAVVPTVSPAVALSNLTTADIAASALDAAAAARSYAATVAANMEDGIVNGSVLSTAISDSAKSSDSHASNTMPAEVTLVDPIDAMPVAATLAVNTADFDAPQPAATHSADVLSVAAASQRAQATALTPETARPHLQQDEKPKIAWSSSSSSMEFLPLMMVSVYCSIGVIWAWIRASALYLSSES
- a CDS encoding putative serine/threonine protein kinase, encoding MASNMLRGLWPSGPADQTTPKASSSHSNGAERNPFDSMLPPAMTKQSSRSSLNTSIITNHLPGDVTPGMRTPGGITSQSAIPTTSISLSDPDFTMKLPPPKHKNEPNMPLALPSNHTATPISDAVPTASSSTSTDSVASVSSGSGSGSGSSKTRNTYAPRGHLTVKIVAGRNLAVSSPAARPYAVIQFDKNEFIGREPVDEFGEEAKGVAQPRSEAGEAGRSRARTVTPADALSRTGQNHNPVWKHEVTFDVTQDSQPIYISVYDRHSEDEGFLGMREIKPRLVHKMMSDQWYPLSSRDDEEDMENHRGEIRVQITYERMPQKKLTPHDFEYLKLIGRGTFGRVFQVRKKDTKRIYAMKVLSKREIALKKEVTHTMGERKILEKSLDCPFLVGLKFSFQSATELYFVTDYKSGGELFWHLQREGRFTEERARFYIAELVLALEHLHKYDIVYRDLKPENILLDATGHVALCDFGLSKPDLGAGQLTNTFCGTTEYLAPEVLLDESGYSKLVDFWSLGVLLFEMCCGWSPFYAEDTQQMYRNICFGKIKFPRGAIGDDGKQFVKGLLNRNPRHRLGAQRDAQDLKEHPFFKDIDFDALSKKQLTPPFKPLVESDESVANFDPEFTETDLKDVAVIPGFEGSSTDAAKALQNGDILSEQDANGKGVAISKSRGGEVDDDHLLTRSIQDKFRGFSYSGTYEGSVAGSFGGRRGSGGFGLAGASLGMSRMGVNDDAPMDDDVAALESLDADEVMHPR